From the genome of Streptomyces ficellus:
ATCGGCGACTCGCTGTCCGGTTCGTGGGAGGACCTGTGGTCGTCCCGCGTCAAGGGCCGGGTGTTCGTGCTGGACGACCGTGACGAGGTCCTCGGCCTGGCGGCGCTCAAGCTGGGTCTGGCCGTCTCGACCTCCGACCCCGGCGACCTCGGGGACATCACCGACACCCTGCGCTCCCTGCGCCCGAACCTGCGCGGGTTCTCCAGCGACAGCTACAACAACCTGCTCACCGGCAACGCGGTGATGACGCAGGCGTGGAGCGGTGACATGGCCGCGATGCTGAACCAGGCGAAGGACCCGTCGGTGTTCGGCTTCGAGGTGGCGAAGGAGGGCGCGCCGATCAACTCGGACTGCTACGCCATTCCGTCCGACGCCCCGCACCCCGGCACTGCGATGATGTTCATCGACTACATGCTCCGGCCCGAGAACGCGCGCCGGAACATCGAGTACATCGGTTATCCCATGCCGGTGGCCGGCACCGAGGACACGTACGCCGCCCTGGTCGAGCCCTTCCCGATGTGCGTGGTCGGGGCGGACGAGCTGAGGGACGAACTCTACTTCCGCAACAGCGACGCCGGGGGCGAACGCGCCCGTGATGCCGCCTGGACCCGTGTGAAAGCCGGCTGACGCCATGGCACCGCAGAACGTCTCCCGTCCCGCACCGCACTCCGACCCACCACACCCCGATCCACAACACACCGATCCACCACACTCCGCCCCGCCGGCCGCCGATCCACAACGCAACGATCCCCGGCCCGCCGGGACACAGCGCCCCTCCCCCGTCGCCGGCCGGCGCCTGTGGGCCTGGCTGATGCTGCCCGGCATCCTGTGGATGGCCGCGTTCCTCGTCGGCTCGCTGGTCCTGGTCGCCATGCTGGCCTTCGGCACCACCGACCCCCTCGGCAATCCGCGCTTCGGGTTCAACCCGGAGAACATCGCCGCCCTCGCCGAGCCCGCCTACCGTTCGGTGCTGCTCCGCTCCCTCGGGTACGCGCTGCTGACCTGCCTGATCTGCCTGCTGGTGGCGTATCCGGTCGCGTACGCGATCGCCCTGCACGGCGGCCGGTTCAAGACGCTGCTGATCGCGGCGATCGTGGTGCCGTTCTTCGCCAACTACCTGGTGCGCATGTACGGGTGGTCGGTGGTGCTGTCGGACGACGGGCCGCTGCTGCGGGCGTTGCGCGCGGTGGGGCTGGCGGACGACGGCACGCGGATCCTCCAGACCGGCGGGGGCGTCGTCGCCGGTCTCGTCTACGGCTTCGTCGTCTTCATGATCATTCCGTTGTACGCCGCGCTGGAGCGGATGGACGTCTCGCTGATCGAGGCGGGCCGTGACCTGTACGGAGGTCCGCTGCGGACCTTCTTCCACGTGACGCTGCCCGCGACCCGGCAGGGCGCGGCGGCGGGGTGCGTCCTCGTGTTCCTGCCCGCCATGGGCGACTTCGTCAGCGCGCAGCTGTTGGGAGGCCCCGACCAGATCATGATC
Proteins encoded in this window:
- a CDS encoding polyamine ABC transporter substrate-binding protein, whose product is MSPEAPTPPPPHRHLSRRSLLRTGTAAAIGLGLGTAATGCGFTSAGVAAQEADDEPIEMKIDGDLVYFNWADFVDPAVFAGFEKEYGVKVVQSNFDSMEGMVAKLNAGNRYDIVFPTAKWAQRLVQGHRLRRIDRTRLRNADAVFGAYDYFSDPWYDPGSEHTLPFTMYKTGIGWRKDKIGDSLSGSWEDLWSSRVKGRVFVLDDRDEVLGLAALKLGLAVSTSDPGDLGDITDTLRSLRPNLRGFSSDSYNNLLTGNAVMTQAWSGDMAAMLNQAKDPSVFGFEVAKEGAPINSDCYAIPSDAPHPGTAMMFIDYMLRPENARRNIEYIGYPMPVAGTEDTYAALVEPFPMCVVGADELRDELYFRNSDAGGERARDAAWTRVKAG
- a CDS encoding ABC transporter permease, encoding MAPQNVSRPAPHSDPPHPDPQHTDPPHSAPPAADPQRNDPRPAGTQRPSPVAGRRLWAWLMLPGILWMAAFLVGSLVLVAMLAFGTTDPLGNPRFGFNPENIAALAEPAYRSVLLRSLGYALLTCLICLLVAYPVAYAIALHGGRFKTLLIAAIVVPFFANYLVRMYGWSVVLSDDGPLLRALRAVGLADDGTRILQTGGGVVAGLVYGFVVFMIIPLYAALERMDVSLIEAGRDLYGGPLRTFFHVTLPATRQGAAAGCVLVFLPAMGDFVSAQLLGGPDQIMIGNLIQDKFFQGQNWPLGSALTMLMMAVLFLGMLGYLRRARKDEAGAVR